A window from Cryptomeria japonica chromosome 1, Sugi_1.0, whole genome shotgun sequence encodes these proteins:
- the LOC131042521 gene encoding probable serine/threonine-protein kinase WNK2: MVDNKTDGGNAPSDQDSDETDSEFEELDPSGRYGRYKEVLGKGAFKTVFRAFDELEGMEVAWNQIKVHDVLQTSEDLERLYSEVHLLRTLKHESIIKFYTSWVDEKNYNINFITEIFTSGTLRQYRKKHKHVDMRAVKNWSRQILRGLLYLHSHDPPIIHRDLKCDNIFVNGNQGEVKIGDLGLAAILRQAHAAHSVIGTPEFMAPELYEEEYNELVDIYSFGMCLLEMITFEYPYSECTNAAQIYKKVTSGIKPAALDRVKDPEVREFVEKCLVNASRRLPASELLMDPFLHREGGECIDQVPCAMPLHSVRNGLKRLSSILEELNCGNKFLEPKSVGKFVETRNSKRIRDQKLQVSSNALDRFHPYSKLDGGDNYQLSEDCIEDEDISSILNEDGARINRDFTVKGQRKDENTVFLRLRIVDMEGHVRNIHFPFDIDADTAMSVANEMVTELDLSDQDVTNIAAMIDAEILALVPEWQPGEAFEEASDEDICTGSHDSSIKDNVSDMPSDADSPYGKFVLERLPSGRRYWSDSPRSLVRDSFMKTALINAHARTEGLMHNRCEVDCDNTISSSNQQQFDQSNISSQADSRDDNGASLYTSTKSLESDRIKLHGNASVINKEKAGSLTNVAKNLIMTEANMQSGNLESIRNSQEECEGENQHSMDCIISNDLDKPEFTGKDPDKKNSTESGKNLQEFIDILANLEVGDENIIAQKFRSLILKQQEELEGLRQKHERAIQEFINQLPQKGHGMHFLKNGFSLSANDLYHVSINTSAFKDNPSHDVNPISCGQDLDEVLKQKMLPQEFEIPALVIREDMRHEAACQDINTESAKKNSISALSARYANDVRHAGYPLDELDRENETKKFTYSKGMGPRELSSIVDSISKMQTVCPETDKLKLDKCFKQYSTGTQIRMLNNVPEVSASNCSDVSHGFHKAAKRDSYVEFYKCTSTSKDKPCSSKGEVKLYGMDTAGISSSSMKTKSNGNVHDQLKKEQLQKSIADLEARTLEGLKQSKGGYLTSSSIKNSSIVSQSGPVRSNASGARQQVTP; the protein is encoded by the exons TACAAGGAGGTGCTTGGAAAGGGAGCTTTCAAGACTGT TTttagagcttttgatgaattggAGGGCATGGAAGTTGCCTGGAACCAGATCAAAGTGCATGATGTCTTACAAACCTCCGAAGATTTGGAACGCCTCTATTCTGAGGTGCATTTATTGAGGACGCTTAAGCATGAGAGTATTATTAAATTTTACACCTCATGGGTGGATGAGAAGAATTACAATATCAATTTTATTACAGAAATATTCACATCTGGGACACTAAGGCA GTATCGGAAAAAGCATAAGCATGTGGATATGAGAGCAGTAAAAAATTGGTCTCGACAAATTTTGCGAGGCTTACTATATTTGCATAGCCATGACCCACCCATCATTCACCGTGATCTGAAATGTGATAATATATTTGTTAATGGAAATCAAGGAGAGGTGAAAATTGGAGACCTTGGGCTAGCAGCAATTCTTCGTCAGGCTCATGCAGCACATAGTGTAATTG GCACACCAGAGTTCATGGCTCCCGAACTTTATGAAGAAGAGTACAATGAGTTGGTTGATATTTATTCTTTTGGTATGTGCCTGCTGGAGATGATTACTTTTGAATATCCATACAGCGAGTGCACAAATGCAGCACAGATTTACAAGAAAGTTACCTCA GGGATAAAACCTGCCGCTTTGGACAGGGTAAAAGATCCTGAAGTTCGAGAGTTTGTAGAAAAATGTTTGGTTAATGCTTCCAGGAGGTTGCCTGCTAGCGAGCTTTTGATGGACCCCTTCCTCCACCGTGAGGGTGGTGAGTGTATAGATCAAGTGCCTTGTGCAATGCCACTGCATTCTGTGAGGAATGGACTTAAACGGTTGAGTTCAATTTTAGAGGAATTGAATTGTGGTAACAAGTTCTTAGAACCAAAGTCTGTAGGTAAATTTGTAGAAACAAGAAATTCAAAAAGAATTAGAGATCAGAAGTTGCAAGTGAGCTCAAATGCTCTAGACAGATTTCATCCATATAGTAAATTGGATGGTGGGGATAATTATCAGCTGTCAGAGGATTGCATAGAAGATGAAGACATTTCTTCAATTTTGAATGAAGACGGTGCAAGGATAAACAGAGATTTTACAGTGAAGGGGCAACGGAAAGATGAAAACACAGTGTTCTTACGACTTAGAATTGTGGATATGGAAG GTCATGTTCGCAATATTCACTTTCCTTTTGACATAGATGCTGACACGGCAATGAGTGTTGCAAATGAAATGGTGACAGAGCTGGATCTGTCAGATCAAGATGTGACAAATATTGCAGCCATGATTGATGCAGAAATACTTGCTCTTGTGCCAGAATGGCAACCTGGAGAAGCTTTTGAGGAAGCTTCTGATGAAGATATATGCACCGGTTCTCACGATTCTTCAATAAAAGATAATGTTTCTGATATGCCAAGTGATGCTGATAGTCCCTATGGGAAATTTGTACTTGAACGCCTCCCTTCAGGTCGCAGGTATTGGTCTGATTCTCCAAGGTCTTTAGTCAGAGATTCTTTTATGAAGACTGCATTGATAAATGCGCATGCTAGAACAGAAGGGCTAATGCACAACAGATGTGAAGTAGACTGTGATAATACTATTTCAAGTAGCAATCAACAACAGTTTGATCAAAGTAATATTTCCAGTCAGGCTGATAGTCGTGACGATAATGGAGCCAGTTTATATACAAGTACAAAGTCTTTGGAATCAGACAGAATCAAACTACATGGAAATGCTTCCGTGATCAATAAAGAGAAAGCTGGCTCTCTCACCAATGTTGCAAAGAATTTAATAATGACAGAAGCAAATATGCAATCTGGTAATTTGGAAAGTATTAGAAACTCACAGGAGGAATGTGAAGGGGAAAACCAACATAGTATGGACTGTATAATTAGTAATGATTTGGACAAGCCTGAGTTTACAGGTAAGGATCCTGATAAAAAAAATTCTACAGAATCTGGTAAAAATTTACAAGAGTTCATAGATATTTTGGCAAATCTTGAGGTGGGAGATGAGAATATCATAGCACAGAAATTTAGAAGTTTAATCCTTAAGCAGCAGGAAGAACTAGAAGGATTGAGACAAAAGCATGAACGGGCAATACAAGAATTTATAAATCAATTACCTCAAAAAGGTCATGGCATGCATTTTTTAAAGAATGGTTTCTCTTTATCTGCCAATGACCTCTACCATGTTTCTATCAACACTAGTGCATTCAAAGATAATCCATCTCATGATGTGAATCCTATCAGCTGCGGACAGGATCTTGATGAAGTCCTGAAACAAAAAATGTTACCTCAGGAGTTTGAAATTCCAGCTTTAGTTATCAGGGAGGATATGAGACATGAAGCTGCATGCCAAGATATCAACACTGAGTCTGCAAAGAAAAATTCAATTTCTGCCTTAAGTGCTCGATATGCAAATGATGTTAGGCATGCTGGATATCCTCTTGATGAGCTAGATAGggaaaatgagacaaagaaatttACTTATTCAAAAGGTATGGGTCCTAGGGAGCTTTCATCTATAGTGGACTCTATATCAAAGATGCAAACAGTTTGTCCTGAAACCGATAAATTGAAATTGGACAAGTGCTTCAAGCAGTATTCAACAGGTACACAAATCAGAATGCTAAATAATGTTCCAGAAGTCTCTGCTTCAAATTGTTCCGATGTTTCTCATGGTTTTCATAAGGCTGCAAAACGTGATTCATATGTTGAATTTTACAAGTGTACATCAACCTCAAAAGATAAGCCTTGTTCATCTAAGGGAGAGGTGAAATTGTATGGCATGGACACTGCAGGGATATCAAGCAGTTCAATGAAAACAAAAAGTAATGGTAATGTGCATGATCAGCTGAAGAAAGAGCAGCTTCAAAAATCTATTGCAGATTTGGAAGCCAGAACTCTAGAAGGCTTAAAGCAATCAAAAGGTGGCTATTTGACTAGTAGCTCAATAAAGAATAGCAGTATTGTTTCTCAATCTGGTCCTGTTAGATCCAATGCTTCTGGTGCAAGGCAGCAAGTTACTCCTTAG